Part of the Terrisporobacter glycolicus ATCC 14880 = DSM 1288 genome is shown below.
TAATGTGAAGAACTAAATATATAGAAAGGTCTAAAAAAACATATGGAGAAGATAGTTGATTTTAAATGTACTTATAATAATTCAGCAGGAATAAATGAAGAAGTGACGAGAAATTTAAAATTAAGTTTTCCCCAGGCCTATAAATATTGCGAGACAATGACCTTAATAGCTAAAGAACTAAAAAAACATGATAATGCAGCTTTTTGTGAACTACCTTTTTGTCACACTGTAGAAGGAGAAGCAATGGGTGGAATTATCAATTATGGCGATGAGAAGATAGGACCTAGGGCAAAGGAATATGTGTGCAAAAGTGCTGAGGATGTATTAAATCTTAAAAGTATTGATTTTACAAAGGGTAGAATATCAGAAGTATTAAAAGCCTGCACATGTTTAAGAAATGAAGGACAAAATATTGTTTTAGAAGTTAGTGGACCATTTACAATTTTAAATGTTCTAATGGACGCCACACGTGCATTTAAGATTTTTAGAAAAGAACCAGAGAAGATGAAACAAATATTTGATAAATTTCAAAATGAAATCCTTAACTTTATAGAAGAAGGACAAAGAGCTGGAGCTAATTTAATTAGTTTTGCTGACTCTTCAGGTGGTGTTAATATTCTTGGGCCTAAAATGATGAAAGAGAGTGTGGAAATGTTTACATATCCTTTCTTGAAAAAGGCTGAAAAGATTATAGATGATAAGACCATATTATTACTATGTCCAAAAACAACATTTGCACTTCTTGGAACAAATAAAGCAAGTTTATATGACATTGAATTATCAAAACCTATGAAATATGGTGAGGGCTGTATTGAAGTTATAGGAAAAACAAAAATAGTAGGTCAAATGTGTATTAAAAATATAAATTACGAATTGACCGAAGGTAAGATTAAGGGAATCAAACTAATATAAAAAAATAAAATAGGGGGGACAATTATGTCATCAAAAAAAGAACTTTTAAAAAAATTAGCTGAGTGTGTAGTTGAAATGGAAGACGAAGAAGTGGTGGATGTTGCCAAAGAATATTTAAATGAAGGACATTCAGCTTTTGATGGAATAATGGATGGATTAGTTGAGGGAATGAATGAAGCAAGTAAGCTTTATGATGAAGAAGAATATTTTGTAACTGATGTATTGTTGTGTTCAGATGCCATGTATGCAGGGCTAGATGTCCTAAGACCTCATTTACCAGAACAAGAAGAAGATGCAAAAGTAAAAGGTGTTATAGGAGTTGTTGAAGGAGATACACATGACATAGGCAAAAACTTAGTTAGAATTATGTTTGAAACTGCTGGCTTTGAAATGCATGATTTAGGAAGAGATGTGGATCTAAAATCTTTTGTGAAAAAAGTAAAAGAAACAAATGCATCACTTCTTTGTATGTCAACATTAATGACAACAACTATGGGTGGAATGAAAACAGTTATTGACATGTTAAATGAAGAAGGAATAAGAGATAATGTTACAGTTATGGTTGGAGGAAGTCCTATTTCACAAAAATATGCAAATGAAATAGGTGCAGATGGATATTCAAGTAATGCAGTTGAAGCAGTAAAAGTTGCCAAAGAGCTTCTACATGCTAAGAACTTAGTAAATGCTATTTAAAATGAGGTTGATAAAATGATTACACCAAAAGAGAGAATTAAAAAAGTATTTAATAATGAAGAAGTTGATAGACCGCCTTGCATATGTCCAGGTGGTATGATGAACATGATAACAACAGATTTAATGGATAGATCGAATGTATTTTGGCCAAATGCACACTTAAATGGAGAAAAAATGGCTGAACTTGCCAGTGCAAACTATGAAAATGGGTGTTTTGAAAATTATGGAGTTCCTTTTTGTATGACTATAGAAGCTGAAGCTATGGGAGCAAAAGTAACTTTAGGAACAAAAGAATATGAACCACATGTAATTGAATATGCCATAAATAGTGTGGACGAATACGAAAATTTAAAAGAAATGAATATGCAAGAAGGCAGAGCAAAAGTAGTATTAGATGCTATAAAAATTTTAAAATCAAAAGGCAACAATGTACCTATAATAGGAAATATTACAGGACCTATAAGTACAGCCAGTTCTCTTATGGAGCCTGTTGTTTTTTATAAAGAATTGAGAAAAAAAAATAAAAAAGCTCATGAATTTATGTCATTCGTTACAGATGAAATTATTAATTTTGCTAGAGCTCAAATAGATGCAGGAGCAGATATAATTGCCATCTCTGACCCAAGTGGAAGTGGAGAAATTTTAGGACCAAGAGACTTTGAACAATTTGCAGTAAAATATATAAATAAAGTAGTTCATAGTTTGCAAGAAGAAAAAATAGGAACTATTGTACATATTTGTGGTCAAATGAGAAGTGTTTACAAAGAAGTAAATATGATACAAAGTAATGCTCTTAGTTTTGACTCAGTAGTTTCCATGAAAAATGCTAGAGCTAATTTGCCAAATAGAATTCTTATGGGAAATGTAAGTACATATACATTAGAATTTGGAAGTCCAGATAAAATTTCATTGCTAACTAACAAATGTGTGAAAGATGGATCAAATATTATATCACCAGCATGTGGACTTGGAACAAAATCTCCACTTAAAAATATACAGTCTATTTTAAGTACATTAAACACAGAGGAGATTGAAATAAATGTGTAAAATTTTCATAGAAAAAGAAAATAAAACATTAATGGATGTTTTGTTAGATGAAAATATATTTGTTGATAATGCTTGTAATGGTAAAGGTGTTTGTGGCAAATGTAAAATTAAGCTTATTTCTGGGAATTTGGGAGAATTAAGTGAAACAGAGAAAAAACTTTTATCACAAGAAGAAATTAATGATAATATACGTCTATCTTGTTTAGTAAAACCAAAAGAAGATATAAAAATAGAATTATTACAAAAAGAGAGAAAACATAAAGTATTAAGCAGTGGGTATATGCCAAAGTTTCAAGTTAATCCTTCCATACATAAAAAATTAATAAGTCTTGAAAAATCAACTTTGGAAAATCAAAGACCTTTGGAAAATGAAATTTTGAGACAATTAAATATTGATAAATTAGACTGGAAATTGTTAAAAGAAATAAAATCACAGGATGAAAAAATAACAGCAGTTTTTAATAATGATGAAGTAATTTATATGGAAAAAAATGATACAAGAGATAAAATATATGGCGTGATTATGGATATAGGAACAACAACAGTAGTTACATCCTTAGTAGATATAAATTCTGGTGCAGAACTATGTGTTGAATCCATGATTAATGTACAAAAACAGTATGGATTAGATGTATTAACTAGGATTACATATGAAGTGGAAAATGAAGAAGATGGGGTTGAAAATTTACAAAAAGCTATAGTAGCATCTATAAATGAAATGATAGAAAAGTTATGCAAAAAAGCAAATGTAAATAAAAAACATATATACGAAATTACTGTGGCAGCCAACTGCACCATGATGCATATGTTGCTTGGAATAGACGCTAAATCTATTGGGAAATCACCATTTGCACCTATATTTACTACTTCTAAAAATGTTTTAGCAAAAGATATAGGATTATTAGCTTGTGAGGAAGCAAGACTTTATTGTCTGCCTTCTGTATCTGCATATATAGGAGCTGATATAGTAGCAGGGGCTTATGTATGTGAATTAAATAAAACAGATGAAGATGTATTATTTATAGATATAGGAACAAACGGGGAAATCGTTCTATCAAACAAAGGTAATCTTTTATCTTGTTCTTGTGCTGCAGGGCCAGCACTAGAAGGAATGAATATTAGTTGTGGAATGAGAGCAGCTAATGGAGCCATAGAAGATGTAATTATTAATGAAGAAGAAAATGTAATAAAGGTTATAGGAGAAGAAAAACCTATAGGAATATGTGGAAGTGGAATCTTAGCTGTAGTAAAAGAACTATTAAAAACAGGAATTGTAAGAGATAATGGTGCTTTTATTAAGCTAGAAAAATTAGAAGAAGATGATTATCGATTAAATAGAATACAAATTAATAATAAAAAAAGAGAATTTATACTTTATGATGATAATAAAAATAAACTGTTGATCACACAAGGTGATATTAGACAAGTCCAGCTGGCAAAGGGAGCTATACTTTCTGGTTTTTATGCATTACTTAAAAAAGCTAATATTGAAATGAAAGACTTGAAAAAAGTAATGATAGCAGGTCAATTTGGAGCTCATGTTAGTGTGGACAGCTTAGTTGGAACAGGAATTTTACCAATGGAAGTAAAAGAAAAAATAGTTTATGTAGGTAACTCTTCAAAAACAGGAGCCTATATGGCATTAATGTCTAAGGAAGCTAAAGAAGATATGGAATTATTATCTAAAAATATGGAATATATGGAGCTTGGAGCATCAGAAGGTTATGAAAGGTTATTTTCTAGTTGTTTAAAGTTTCCATCTAACTAATTATAAAATTATTGAACTGGGGGGATTACAATGCATAAAGATGATCAAATGACTCCTAAGGAAAGACTAGCAGGATTTTTTAGTGGAAAAGAAATAGATAGAATACCAGCCCTACCATTTGTAACATCAGTATCAGGAAGAGTAGCTGGAATCACACATAAAGAAAAAAGAAGTTGTGCTAAAAACCAAGCTCAGGCACAAATAGCTTGTTATGAGAGATTTGGAAATGATAGTATTTCCATAGAGTATGGACTTCATGGCGTTGGTATTGCCTTAGGTAGTAAAACTAATGATCCAGAAGATGGAGTTCCAGCCATAATAGAGCATTATTTAAAAAATCTTAAAGATTTAAGTTCTTTAGATTTATCAAAAATAGAAAGAAAAAATGATCCATGGTATCAATTAAATTATGATGCGTATCATATTTGTATGGAGAAATATGGACATGAAGTTGGAGCATCTTTAAGTATTCATGGACCAATAACGGCAGCTGGAAGTATTTATCCTGTGGAAAAATTATTAAGATCCATAAGAAAAGAACCTGAAAAAGTTCATGAATTATTAAGATTTAGTACGGATGCCACTAAAATAGTAATGAAAGATTTCTTAGAAGCAGGAGCGGGAATATCTTTGTGTGATCCAATAGCTTCAGGAACACTAATAGATAAGAAAACTTATAGAGACTTTGTTCTTCCATATACAAAAGAAATAGTAGATTATGTACATAGTTTTGGAAAATCCCTTACATATCATGTTTGTGGAGAAACTTCTCATATGACTTTGGACTTAGTGGAAAGTGGTTGTAATATGTTAAGTATAGACAATAGAGTTAGTTTAGTTGATACAAAAAAACTTGTGGGAGACAGACTTCCTATTGTTGGAAATGTGGATCCAGTAGAAGTAATGATGCTTGGTAGTGTAGAAGATGTTTATGCAGGTGTAAAAAAATGCATAGAGGAGGGGTATGACAGTCCAAAGGGATATTTGCTAAGTACAGGATGTGGTATACCTATTAACTCTCCTATAGAAAATATAGATGCATTTATGGCAGCTGCAAGAAAATATGGTAAGTGGCCAATAAATAGTGATAACTTTAATGAAGAAATATTAGCTAAATCAACTTTATAACTTTATAGTAGTATTAATAATTATAAAGCTACTGTAGATAAATTTATTACAAATAAGTTTATTTATAGTAGCATTTAATGTTAGATACCAATTTCATGCATTTTTTGCGTGATTCTTTTTAATCTATCATCCAAATTAGTACCATCAAATTTAGAAAGTTTTAATGCATGGATTATTTTACCATCTTTCATAAACATAATTTTGTCACTTTGGGCAGCAACTTTTGCATCATGTGTAACAAGGAGAATTGTAGTTCCATTCTTATTAAAATATCTTAAAATATCCATTATTTCCTGAGCAGATTTTGAGTTTAGGGCTCCTGTAGGTTCATCTCCAAAGATAATTTCGGGGTCGTTCATAAGAGCACGACATATTCCAGCACGTTGTAGTTGGCCACCAGAAACTTGTGCAATGCTACGATTTTCTAAATTTTCTAGACCGACTTTTTTCATAAGTGAAAGAGCTTTATTAGTAATAGATTTTACATTTTTTTTGTTCAACCTGACAGAAGGAAGAATAATATTATCTAGAATATTTAAGTTTTTAAGAAGACTAGGCTGTTGAAAAACAAATCCCATTTTACTTAATCTTATATTTGCAAGTTCATCCACATTAAGAGAAGAGAGATCCTTATTATGAAATAAAATACTACCACTGTCACATTTGTCCATACCACTTAGTATATACATAAGTGTGGATTTTCCAGAGCCTGAAGGCCCCATTATGGAAATGAACTCACCTGATTCTATGGAAATAGATACATTATTTAATATTTTTTGTTTATTTTTATCTTCGTTGAAAGATTTATTAATATCCTTACCAATTAGTATTTGACTCATGATTTACTCCTTTATATTATCTGAGATTTTAATTTTTTCTAAGCTAGAAGTGCTTAAAGTGGAAGCAATTATAACTGATAGAATTAACATTATTGGAAGTAGTAAATAAGTTGAAATTGGATTTATAATAAATTTAAATGTTGTTGCTCCAAAACTTCCAATAAGAGTACCAGCTAATTTTTCACCTAAGGTGTTTGAAAGTATTACTCCTAAAAATATTCCGATTATACAAATAAATATAGAGCGTGATATATATTGAATACTAAGATCTCTGTTAGTAAATCCTAAAGATTTCATTATTGCTATGGAATATTTATCTTTTGCGATAAGCATTCTTAAAAATAACATTGTAATAAGTATAGCAATAAATATGGCAACTACTTTTGACACATTTGAAGCAATTTTAATAGAATCTCTTGTTGAACCAAAAGTTTGATTTACATATTCATCGACAGCAGATACTTTTGCATAATTAAAATTTTTTAAATAAGTTTGTGTTTCATTAATAATTACAGAGGAATTTGTCATTTTTGCAGAAATTGTGCAGCTAAGTATTTCATCTAAATCGGTTGAAAAACATGCTTTTGCAGTTTCTCCACCATTTGTAATATCCGAATAGATACCGCAAATTTTAAGATTTTTATCAACTCCATTAATATTTAAAATTATAAAATCCCCTATATTTTTATTAAGTTTATCAGCATTTAATGAAGAAAGTGCAATCTCATTATCATTAGTTGGCTCTTTTCCTTCGTAGTAACTAACAGGGAAAATACTATGGTTGCCCAAGTCAATTTTGATATTTTCATAAGAATTATCATGATTTTTAACTTGGAAAGCTTTTGTATATGTTATAGAGTATCTATCTATATTTTTATCATTTTTCATAAAGCTTGAGATATCTTTTGACTTTTCTAATATATTATCAGTTTGTTGTAAATTAATTATCATGTCGCATTGTCCTACACCAGTATATGTTATGAATTTTCTTGAAGATATGGTGTTTGATAGATTTTGAGGAACAATAACTATAAAAGTTGAAAGAATTAAAATTATTAGCATGGTAGTATATAGTTTCTTTCTACAAAATACATCTTTTATACCCATAAATATATTTGCACCCAAAATACTACTTATATTAATATGACAAAGTTTTGAAGTAGAAGTTTTTTCTCCTGCATTACTAGAATGTAGTGAATGAGCAGCAGATATTTTTTTAAACTTTTTCAATATTCCATTTATAAAAAACATGATTATTAGAAATATTAAACATACTCCAATCACAGAAAAGATAGGAGCCATATATCCATTATTACTTTCTCCCAAAGATAATCTTATATTTTTAAGAAGTATACTTTGCAGTGGAAGAGATAATATTAATCCTAATATACAGCCAGTAAGAGATATAAAAATGTATTTTGATAGATAAATTTTTTTTATATCTTTTGTAGTAAGTCCAATTGCTTTCATTACACCAATTTCTCTGTAATCATCTTCAATTTTTGCAAGTAAAGTAAATCGAATACACAAAAATGCAATTAGTAAAATTAAAATACTAACAATTAATATGACGGCTATCATAATTCCATCAGATATGGCATTTATCATTTTAAATAAATGATAGGTAATCGTAGGTCCGTTCATTTCCAAAGAAGCATTAATATAATCATTTTCAAAGTTACTAAGACTTGATAAATCTTTTAATCTAAATTCAATTAAGTACTCAAGATTACCATAGTTTTTGATTTTTTCATAATCATTTTCACTAACTAAGTACCTTTTAGAAGAAGCTAAAAGAGAGTTCATTTGAGAATCACGAAGAAAACCTGCAACAGTAAATTCTTTGTCTTTAATTAAAACTTTATTTCCCACCTTTGCTAATTTATCTTTCAGAAAATATATGGGAAGATAAATTTCTCCATCATTAACTTTTATAATATTTCCATCCATATCTAAGAGATAATCGAAAGTTTCACTTTGTATAGAAAACCCATTGTCCTGAACATTATTACTTAAAGATTTGTTATTTATAACTATATTAGCCCCATCTATATTTAAAAAATTTAAAACTTGATATTTATCAACTAAATCATTATTTTTAGCAAAACCATTAAGGCGGTTCATGTTAATATACCCAGAGTGCATTTGCATAAAATGAGGTGTTTTAGCATTTATCATAAGTGTGTCTATGGATCCAAATAAATTAAATCCAAGGATCATAGCAAGGGAAACTAGCATGGAAGATAGACTTACAATTAATAATGTAACTAAGGTTACTAGTTTGCTATTTTTTATATCATTTATAATAATTTTTTTAAACATTTATATCCTCCAATTTTCTTACAGATTTAATATTGTGTAAATTGAATCAGTGTTATTAATTACTGAATTATTCATTATAAAAACCTCCTTAATTAAATAACTGAGCTAAGAAATCAAAGCTACCTGGCTTTGTATTAAAAATACGTTCTAAATTATAAATAAAGGCTGATATTTTTTGACTTAACTCTTCCATGGAAGTAATATTATTGTTATCAAAAGTATTTAGAGCATAAATTAAAATCATTTCTGTACTTTCTTTTGGGAATGGAGTATTAAATATTTCTTTTTCAATTCCTTCATTTATAACTTTTGTAAAAATAGGAGTTATTCCATTAATTATGGCATCAATTTGTTTTTGATGCATAAGTGTATTTTTAGGATTATTAACATGTTTAATAATTTCTCTTCCAGTATCACTATCTTCTATATTAAGAGATAAGATTATATTTATCATTTTTTGTGGTACTGTAAGGTTAGAGTCTTGGGCAATGGAATTTGCATTTTTAAAAATATTAAGAGTAACTTGATTAATAATGGTATTCATAATATCTTCCTTAGACTTAAAGTAGTAATATAATGTGCCTTTGGCAATTCCAATTTCTTTTAAAATATCTGAAACACTAGTATTTTCATATCCTTTTTCATTAAAAAGTTGATTGGAAATATGAAGTATCTCGTTTTTTCTTTCATCGGCATTTTTTATAACCCTCATTATGATCTCCTTTTTGTCCACATGTTCTCTTTTTTTTCGACCGACCGTCGGTCTATATTTATAAAAGTAATTGTAGTTTGATTGGAAATTATTGTCAAGTATATTTGGTAAAAAAATAAGGATTATGTTTTATCAACATAATCCTTATTTTAAATAAATTATTAAACTGCTAATTCATCATCTATATTATCTTCAGTAAAATTATTATTATTAGATTTATATCTTACCTTAAACTCAAGGAATGCTATTGTTATTAATATCATTACTACAGCTATAGAAGCAAGGAAAATTAAATGATTTTCTATGCTAGGTCCACCAGATATTGTACTTCTAAATGCAGTAACTACGTGAGTAAATGGAAGATAATTAGTTATTTTAGATACAAAATCAGCTGATAATTCTAAAGGATAAGTACCTGTAGAACCAGATAGCTGAATAACCATAAGTACTAGAACTAAGAACTTACCAACTACTCCAAAGGCCACATTAAAGAAGTATATTATACTCATAAAGGTTATTGCGGCAACAACTGCAACTAATATAGTACTATTTAAATCAGCTGGGCTAAATCCATTGAAGAAGCTTAATGCTGATATCATTGCTATTGAAGCTAATATTATTGCAGGATACATAACACTTGCTTTGCTTAACCATAATCTAAAGCCTGATTTTAGTTTTGAACTATTTTTAGTTAATGGGTAAACTGTGCAGAATCCCATACATCCAACCCAAAGACCAACAACCATCATATATGCAGCCATGGCATGGCCATTATCCGCAACTTTAGTTATTTGAGTTTTAGATGAGTCTACAGGTGAAGCAAACATTTTTAATGTATCATTATTTATTTTAGAAGTAGTATCTTTTACAGATTTAGCTCCGTCATCTAAACTTGTTTGAAGAGTATTACTTCCATCATAAGCAGTTTTTAAACCGTCTTTTAAACTTACAGATCCATTTTTTAAATCATTAACACCAGATGATATTTTGTTTGTACCATCTGAAAGTGATGTCATACCAGATTTTAATTTAGGATTATTAGCTACAAGTTTGTCTGAGCCAGCTTTTAATTCATTGGCACCAGCACTCAATGTATTTAATCCATCTGAAAGAGTTTTTGTAGATGATTTTAAAGTAGTAAACATTCCTTCATAAGTAGAAAGATTTGAGTTTACCTCTTTTACAACTGCCTCGGCTCCTTTTTCAGCTGAACCTGCTGCAATTTTACTCATAGTACTAGATACTGATGGAGAAACTGCACTTGTTATAGAATCAGCAGTAATATTAGAAGATACACCTTTTAAAGTATTTGATACTATTCCAACAACTAAGCCTTGGGCTTGCTCTTTAGTATAGCCTGCTGATTGAAGTGCTCCTACCATTTGAGTAATTTTACTATCGCTAAGTATTGCAGAAGACACTGCTTTAACTGTATTATCTGAAGTTAAAGTGTTACTTACTTTACTGCTAACTGCACTACCTATACCAGAAGAAAGTTGATTAGAGTAATCAGAAACACTAGAAGCTGCTGTATTTTTTAAAGTGTTTTTTTGTTCTTCACTTAAAGATATATTTGGAATAGAGATTCCTTTAACAGCAGAATTTAACTGATTAGCACCATCTGCCAATTTGTTAGCACCATTTGCAAGTTCCCCAGAAGCTGAACTTAAAGTTTTTACACCTGCTAAATAAGTATCTAAACCTTGTGATAAAGTATTTGTACCATTAGTAAATGTTAACATACTATTAGAAAGAGTGTTTAAACCATCACTTAGCTTTACACCACCATCTTTTAAATCACCTAAACCGTCCTTAAGCTCTAAAGAACCATTAGATGCTTCTTTAAGTCCATCACCTACAGTGTCAAATTGTTCAAATACAACATCTGCATAAGTTTCAGTTACCTTTTCAGAAATTGAATTTTGAACTTTAGTTAAAGCTGTTTCACTCATTTTACTGGCGATATAGTTTTTACCTGGATTTGTAGCATATTCTAATACCATTTTTTTAGGCTTTTTATCTAATAAAGTGGTAGCATCTTTTGAAAAGTTTTTAGGTATAGTAATTACCATATAATAAGTACCATTTTCTAAACCATCCATTGCTACTTTTTCATCAACAAAATTAAATGCTAAGGAGTCATTTTCTTTTAGACTATCAACAAGTCTTTCACCCACATTTACTTCCATATCCTCATAATCTATAGGATCATCATTATTTACAACAGCAACTGGAAGATTGCTGACTTTACCGTAAGGATCCCACATGGAACTTAAAAATAAAGTTGAATAAATAGTTGGGATTGCAATTATAGCAATAAGAGCCACAATTAGAAATTTGTTTTTGAATAAGTCTTTCCATTCTTTTTTTAGCATATATATCACCCTTCTCAATATTAAGTTTTCATTAAACAACATGGTGTTGTTTTTTGCTATAATATGAATTATAATTTTGTAAGGAATAATATTCAATCATTAAAAATTAAAAAAATGTATGATAAACGACATTTTTTTTGAAAATGTTGATTATTTTAAAGAAAGGAGTAAATTTATGAATATAAAAAATGACCGTAGAATTAGAAAGTCAAAAGAATCTTTAAAGCAGAGTTTAATAAATTTAATGAAGGAAAAAGCAATAAATAATATTACAGTAAAAGAATTAGTTTCAGATGCAGATTTAAACAGATCAACTTTTTATAATTACTATTGTGATATACCAGATATGTTGGAAAAGTTAGAAACAGAGCTTTATAATGAATTTATGCGTATTTTAGAATTACACGTTATTAAGGATAATAAGACACATGATCTTTATAAGGAAGCTCATGAATTTATTGAAGATATGTGTGATGTTATAAATGAGAACGTTGAGTTTTGTCAATGCATCTTTAGTCAAAATGGGGATATAACTTTCTTGTTTAAGTTGGAGGAACTAGTTGAAAACCATATTAAGGACCAACTTAGACAAGACTTTGATGGTAAGATGGATC
Proteins encoded:
- a CDS encoding uroporphyrinogen decarboxylase family protein, producing the protein MHKDDQMTPKERLAGFFSGKEIDRIPALPFVTSVSGRVAGITHKEKRSCAKNQAQAQIACYERFGNDSISIEYGLHGVGIALGSKTNDPEDGVPAIIEHYLKNLKDLSSLDLSKIERKNDPWYQLNYDAYHICMEKYGHEVGASLSIHGPITAAGSIYPVEKLLRSIRKEPEKVHELLRFSTDATKIVMKDFLEAGAGISLCDPIASGTLIDKKTYRDFVLPYTKEIVDYVHSFGKSLTYHVCGETSHMTLDLVESGCNMLSIDNRVSLVDTKKLVGDRLPIVGNVDPVEVMMLGSVEDVYAGVKKCIEEGYDSPKGYLLSTGCGIPINSPIENIDAFMAAARKYGKWPINSDNFNEEILAKSTL
- a CDS encoding ABC transporter permease, with amino-acid sequence MFKKIIINDIKNSKLVTLVTLLIVSLSSMLVSLAMILGFNLFGSIDTLMINAKTPHFMQMHSGYINMNRLNGFAKNNDLVDKYQVLNFLNIDGANIVINNKSLSNNVQDNGFSIQSETFDYLLDMDGNIIKVNDGEIYLPIYFLKDKLAKVGNKVLIKDKEFTVAGFLRDSQMNSLLASSKRYLVSENDYEKIKNYGNLEYLIEFRLKDLSSLSNFENDYINASLEMNGPTITYHLFKMINAISDGIMIAVILIVSILILLIAFLCIRFTLLAKIEDDYREIGVMKAIGLTTKDIKKIYLSKYIFISLTGCILGLILSLPLQSILLKNIRLSLGESNNGYMAPIFSVIGVCLIFLIIMFFINGILKKFKKISAAHSLHSSNAGEKTSTSKLCHINISSILGANIFMGIKDVFCRKKLYTTMLIILILSTFIVIVPQNLSNTISSRKFITYTGVGQCDMIINLQQTDNILEKSKDISSFMKNDKNIDRYSITYTKAFQVKNHDNSYENIKIDLGNHSIFPVSYYEGKEPTNDNEIALSSLNADKLNKNIGDFIILNINGVDKNLKICGIYSDITNGGETAKACFSTDLDEILSCTISAKMTNSSVIINETQTYLKNFNYAKVSAVDEYVNQTFGSTRDSIKIASNVSKVVAIFIAILITMLFLRMLIAKDKYSIAIMKSLGFTNRDLSIQYISRSIFICIIGIFLGVILSNTLGEKLAGTLIGSFGATTFKFIINPISTYLLLPIMLILSVIIASTLSTSSLEKIKISDNIKE
- a CDS encoding methylcobamide:CoM methyltransferase MtbA, with the protein product MITPKERIKKVFNNEEVDRPPCICPGGMMNMITTDLMDRSNVFWPNAHLNGEKMAELASANYENGCFENYGVPFCMTIEAEAMGAKVTLGTKEYEPHVIEYAINSVDEYENLKEMNMQEGRAKVVLDAIKILKSKGNNVPIIGNITGPISTASSLMEPVVFYKELRKKNKKAHEFMSFVTDEIINFARAQIDAGADIIAISDPSGSGEILGPRDFEQFAVKYINKVVHSLQEEKIGTIVHICGQMRSVYKEVNMIQSNALSFDSVVSMKNARANLPNRILMGNVSTYTLEFGSPDKISLLTNKCVKDGSNIISPACGLGTKSPLKNIQSILSTLNTEEIEINV
- a CDS encoding TetR/AcrR family transcriptional regulator, whose amino-acid sequence is MRVIKNADERKNEILHISNQLFNEKGYENTSVSDILKEIGIAKGTLYYYFKSKEDIMNTIINQVTLNIFKNANSIAQDSNLTVPQKMINIILSLNIEDSDTGREIIKHVNNPKNTLMHQKQIDAIINGITPIFTKVINEGIEKEIFNTPFPKESTEMILIYALNTFDNNNITSMEELSQKISAFIYNLERIFNTKPGSFDFLAQLFN
- a CDS encoding corrinoid protein, producing MSSKKELLKKLAECVVEMEDEEVVDVAKEYLNEGHSAFDGIMDGLVEGMNEASKLYDEEEYFVTDVLLCSDAMYAGLDVLRPHLPEQEEDAKVKGVIGVVEGDTHDIGKNLVRIMFETAGFEMHDLGRDVDLKSFVKKVKETNASLLCMSTLMTTTMGGMKTVIDMLNEEGIRDNVTVMVGGSPISQKYANEIGADGYSSNAVEAVKVAKELLHAKNLVNAI
- a CDS encoding ABC transporter ATP-binding protein, whose translation is MSQILIGKDINKSFNEDKNKQKILNNVSISIESGEFISIMGPSGSGKSTLMYILSGMDKCDSGSILFHNKDLSSLNVDELANIRLSKMGFVFQQPSLLKNLNILDNIILPSVRLNKKNVKSITNKALSLMKKVGLENLENRSIAQVSGGQLQRAGICRALMNDPEIIFGDEPTGALNSKSAQEIMDILRYFNKNGTTILLVTHDAKVAAQSDKIMFMKDGKIIHALKLSKFDGTNLDDRLKRITQKMHEIGI
- a CDS encoding ASKHA domain-containing protein, with the protein product MCKIFIEKENKTLMDVLLDENIFVDNACNGKGVCGKCKIKLISGNLGELSETEKKLLSQEEINDNIRLSCLVKPKEDIKIELLQKERKHKVLSSGYMPKFQVNPSIHKKLISLEKSTLENQRPLENEILRQLNIDKLDWKLLKEIKSQDEKITAVFNNDEVIYMEKNDTRDKIYGVIMDIGTTTVVTSLVDINSGAELCVESMINVQKQYGLDVLTRITYEVENEEDGVENLQKAIVASINEMIEKLCKKANVNKKHIYEITVAANCTMMHMLLGIDAKSIGKSPFAPIFTTSKNVLAKDIGLLACEEARLYCLPSVSAYIGADIVAGAYVCELNKTDEDVLFIDIGTNGEIVLSNKGNLLSCSCAAGPALEGMNISCGMRAANGAIEDVIINEEENVIKVIGEEKPIGICGSGILAVVKELLKTGIVRDNGAFIKLEKLEEDDYRLNRIQINNKKREFILYDDNKNKLLITQGDIRQVQLAKGAILSGFYALLKKANIEMKDLKKVMIAGQFGAHVSVDSLVGTGILPMEVKEKIVYVGNSSKTGAYMALMSKEAKEDMELLSKNMEYMELGASEGYERLFSSCLKFPSN
- a CDS encoding uroporphyrinogen decarboxylase family protein — its product is MEKIVDFKCTYNNSAGINEEVTRNLKLSFPQAYKYCETMTLIAKELKKHDNAAFCELPFCHTVEGEAMGGIINYGDEKIGPRAKEYVCKSAEDVLNLKSIDFTKGRISEVLKACTCLRNEGQNIVLEVSGPFTILNVLMDATRAFKIFRKEPEKMKQIFDKFQNEILNFIEEGQRAGANLISFADSSGGVNILGPKMMKESVEMFTYPFLKKAEKIIDDKTILLLCPKTTFALLGTNKASLYDIELSKPMKYGEGCIEVIGKTKIVGQMCIKNINYELTEGKIKGIKLI